Proteins from one Mycobacterium sp. SMC-2 genomic window:
- a CDS encoding spirocyclase AveC family protein, with protein MTSESILRPARPRREMMTGPARSGAVTVWAAIALVWLVIAVQALLRWIASDDFGPAPLIGTDRMPVWNLVALRVFEGISTTLLAFLVWFCVIKPWRRTGVLSLDGKFVIGGLAAFVADAFLNCYTYLFAWNAHNVNLGVWTAFLPFHNPAASSRYGESLLWGPPMYVYFCAGVAIVGCYAYSALRSRWARLSNVSLFAIVFLGEFVFDFVVENLAIRLTHGYAYARTYGPLTLWAGSQFQFPLYESFLVAALGLFYTWMRLQSIWSTDGLSPVERGFERWHPALQPTVRTLAAIGFCCAATILIYHLPFNWLGIVGASTAHLPTYMWPG; from the coding sequence GTGACGAGCGAATCGATCCTGCGCCCCGCCCGGCCGCGGCGGGAAATGATGACAGGCCCCGCACGTTCGGGCGCGGTGACGGTATGGGCCGCAATCGCGTTGGTGTGGTTGGTTATCGCGGTGCAAGCGCTGTTGCGCTGGATCGCCTCAGACGATTTCGGGCCCGCGCCGCTGATCGGCACCGACCGGATGCCCGTGTGGAATTTGGTGGCGCTGAGGGTCTTTGAGGGCATCAGTACGACGTTACTAGCCTTCCTGGTCTGGTTCTGCGTCATCAAGCCGTGGCGCAGGACGGGTGTGTTGAGCCTGGACGGCAAATTCGTCATCGGGGGACTGGCGGCTTTCGTCGCCGACGCATTCCTCAACTGCTACACGTACTTGTTCGCTTGGAATGCACACAACGTCAATCTGGGTGTCTGGACGGCGTTCTTGCCGTTCCACAACCCGGCCGCCTCGTCGCGCTACGGCGAGTCCCTGCTGTGGGGACCACCGATGTATGTGTACTTCTGCGCGGGCGTCGCGATCGTGGGCTGCTATGCCTATTCCGCGCTGCGGTCGCGCTGGGCACGGCTGTCCAACGTATCGTTGTTCGCGATTGTGTTTCTCGGCGAATTCGTTTTCGACTTCGTCGTCGAGAATCTGGCGATCCGACTGACGCACGGTTATGCGTATGCCCGAACGTACGGGCCGCTGACGCTGTGGGCGGGCAGTCAATTCCAGTTCCCGCTCTATGAGTCGTTTTTGGTGGCCGCGCTCGGGCTGTTCTACACGTGGATGCGGCTGCAGTCCATTTGGTCGACCGACGGCCTATCGCCGGTGGAGCGTGGATTCGAACGCTGGCACCCGGCGTTACAGCCGACCGTGCGCACCTTGGCAGCTATCGGATTTTGCTGCGCGGCAACGATATTGATCTATCATCTGCCCTTCAACTGGCTTGGCATTGTCGGCGCGTCGACGGCGCACCTGCCGACCTACATGTGGCCTGGCTGA
- the glpR gene encoding gephyrin-like molybdotransferase receptor GlpR, which translates to MPSIPQSLLWISLVVLWLFVLVPMLVSKRDAVRRTSDVALATRVLNGGANSRLVKRSGPAAGHRSDPDWTPPEESADSELDVAEDEDEEHDTEELRAARPVVMKIATPERAEPDYLDVDVVEDSQALPAGVEAAVEEEADADDDSDTDVVAKQGDEDDEGFEYVEDSSGLEPEAEADDEPAPVPRNASRRRRFDTKTAAAVSARKYAFRKRVLMVMAVVLVGTATAAFKISPTAWWACGGATAVTLLYLAYLRRQTRIEEKVRRRRMQRMARARMGVENAYDRDYDVVPSRLRRPGAVVLEIDDEDPIFEHLDYAMPMRNYGWPRDLPRAVGE; encoded by the coding sequence ATGCCAAGCATTCCGCAGTCACTGTTGTGGATTTCGCTCGTAGTGCTCTGGCTGTTCGTCTTGGTGCCGATGCTCGTCAGCAAACGCGATGCCGTGCGCCGCACCAGCGACGTCGCGCTGGCGACCCGCGTCCTCAACGGCGGCGCGAATTCCCGCCTGGTCAAGCGCAGCGGCCCGGCCGCCGGTCACCGCAGCGACCCCGACTGGACGCCGCCGGAAGAGTCGGCCGACAGCGAGTTGGACGTTGCCGAGGATGAGGACGAAGAGCACGACACCGAGGAGCTACGGGCCGCGCGCCCCGTCGTCATGAAGATCGCGACACCCGAGCGCGCCGAGCCGGACTATCTCGACGTCGACGTCGTCGAGGATTCCCAGGCGCTGCCGGCGGGCGTCGAAGCGGCGGTCGAGGAGGAAGCCGACGCCGACGACGATTCCGACACCGACGTGGTCGCCAAACAGGGCGACGAAGACGACGAGGGCTTCGAATACGTCGAGGACTCTTCCGGTTTGGAGCCGGAAGCCGAAGCCGACGACGAGCCGGCGCCCGTCCCGCGGAACGCGTCGCGACGGCGCCGGTTCGACACCAAGACCGCCGCCGCGGTCAGCGCCCGCAAGTACGCCTTCCGCAAGCGCGTGTTGATGGTGATGGCGGTCGTGCTGGTCGGCACGGCCACTGCCGCGTTCAAGATTTCGCCAACCGCGTGGTGGGCGTGCGGCGGCGCCACCGCCGTGACGCTGCTGTACCTGGCATACCTGCGGCGCCAGACCCGCATCGAGGAGAAGGTGCGTCGCCGCCGGATGCAGCGGATGGCGCGGGCGCGCATGGGCGTCGAGAACGCCTACGACCGCGACTACGACGTCGTCCCCTCGCGGCTGCGGCGCCCGGGAGCGGTGGTCCTGGAGATCGACGACGAGGACCCGATCTTCGAGCACCTGGACTATGCGATGCCGATGCGCAACTACGGTTGGCCCAGGGACTTGCCGCGCGCCGTCGGCGAGTAG
- a CDS encoding GNAT family N-acetyltransferase: MNLLRTNARHPGWPLDVGPLRVTAGVVRLRAVRMRDGAQWSRIRLADRAHLEPWEPSAEGDWVSRHTVAAWPALCSGLRAEARAGRMLPYVIELDGQFCGQLTIGNVTHGALRSAWIGYWVPQSATGGGVATAALALGLDHCFGPVMLHRVEATVRPENAASRAVLAKVGFRQEGLLKRYLEVDRAWRDHLLMAITAEEVSGSVASTLVRGGHASWV; encoded by the coding sequence GTGAACCTGTTGCGTACCAACGCCCGTCATCCGGGTTGGCCGCTGGACGTCGGGCCGTTGCGGGTGACCGCGGGGGTTGTCCGGTTGCGTGCGGTGCGGATGCGCGACGGCGCCCAGTGGAGCCGCATCCGGCTGGCCGACCGCGCGCACCTCGAGCCGTGGGAACCCAGCGCGGAAGGCGATTGGGTGAGTCGGCACACGGTCGCCGCGTGGCCGGCTCTGTGCTCCGGCCTGCGCGCCGAGGCCCGCGCGGGCCGCATGCTGCCCTATGTCATCGAACTCGACGGGCAGTTCTGCGGCCAGTTGACCATCGGCAACGTCACCCACGGGGCGCTGCGGTCGGCATGGATCGGCTACTGGGTGCCGCAGTCGGCGACCGGCGGCGGGGTGGCCACGGCGGCGTTGGCGCTGGGCCTGGACCACTGCTTCGGGCCGGTGATGCTGCATCGCGTGGAGGCCACCGTGCGGCCCGAGAACGCCGCCAGCCGGGCCGTATTGGCAAAAGTCGGCTTCCGCCAGGAGGGGTTGTTGAAGCGCTACCTCGAGGTCGACAGGGCGTGGCGGGACCACCTGTTGATGGCGATCACGGCGGAAGAGGTGTCCGGATCGGTGGCATCGACCCTGGTCCGTGGCGGGCACGCCAGCTGGGTCTGA
- the glp gene encoding gephyrin-like molybdotransferase Glp, whose product MRSVEEQQARITAAAVAPRPIRVAIAEAQGLMCAEEVVTERPMPGFDQAAIDGYAVRSVDVLGVGEVGAESLGEPPRGDAELDEDRRDGLVLPVMGTIEAGARTPSRLQPRQAARVHTGAPLPTLADAVIPLRWTDGGSTRVRILRGAPSGAYVRRTGDDVQPGDVAVRAGTVIGAAQVGLLAAVGRERVLVHPRPRVTVMAVGGELVDISRTPGNGQVYDVNSYALAAAARDAGAEVNRVGIVSNDPQEFRETVEGQINRAEVVVIAGSVGGAAAERVRSVLSELGEMEVVRVAMHPGSVQGFGQLGRDAVPTFLLPANPVSALVVFEVMVRPLIRLSLGKRQPMRRIVQARTLSPITSVVGRKGYLRGQLMRDQETGEYLVQALGGAPGASSHLLATLAEANCLVVVPSGAEQIRTGEIVDVAFLAQRG is encoded by the coding sequence GTGCGTTCTGTGGAAGAGCAGCAGGCCCGGATAACCGCTGCCGCGGTCGCCCCGCGGCCCATCCGGGTGGCCATCGCCGAGGCGCAGGGCCTGATGTGTGCCGAGGAAGTAGTCACCGAACGCCCCATGCCCGGCTTCGATCAAGCCGCGATCGACGGCTATGCGGTGCGCAGCGTCGACGTGCTCGGCGTCGGCGAAGTGGGTGCAGAAAGCCTGGGTGAGCCGCCGCGCGGCGACGCGGAGCTCGACGAAGACCGCCGCGACGGCCTGGTCCTGCCCGTGATGGGAACCATCGAGGCCGGCGCGCGCACGCCCAGCCGCCTGCAGCCCCGCCAGGCGGCCCGGGTGCATACGGGAGCTCCGTTACCGACGCTGGCCGACGCCGTCATCCCGTTGCGCTGGACCGACGGCGGAAGCACGAGGGTGCGGATCCTGCGGGGGGCGCCGTCGGGTGCGTATGTGCGCCGCACCGGCGACGACGTGCAGCCCGGTGACGTCGCGGTGCGCGCCGGCACGGTCATCGGCGCGGCGCAGGTAGGCCTGCTGGCGGCGGTCGGCCGCGAACGGGTGCTGGTGCATCCGCGGCCCCGGGTGACGGTGATGGCCGTCGGCGGCGAACTGGTCGACATCTCGCGCACCCCGGGAAACGGCCAAGTGTATGACGTCAACTCCTACGCGTTGGCGGCGGCGGCGCGGGACGCCGGCGCGGAGGTCAACCGCGTCGGCATCGTCAGCAACGACCCCCAGGAATTCCGGGAAACCGTCGAGGGCCAGATCAACCGGGCCGAGGTGGTGGTGATCGCCGGCAGTGTCGGGGGCGCCGCGGCCGAGAGGGTGCGGTCGGTGCTTTCGGAGCTCGGGGAGATGGAGGTCGTCCGCGTCGCCATGCACCCCGGCTCCGTCCAAGGCTTCGGACAGCTGGGCCGCGACGCCGTCCCGACGTTCCTGCTGCCCGCCAACCCGGTCAGCGCGCTGGTGGTGTTCGAGGTGATGGTGCGCCCGTTGATCCGGCTTTCGCTGGGCAAGCGCCAGCCGATGCGCCGGATCGTGCAGGCCCGCACGCTGTCGCCGATCACGTCGGTCGTCGGGCGCAAGGGCTACCTGCGCGGCCAGTTGATGCGCGACCAGGAGACCGGCGAATACCTGGTGCAGGCGCTGGGCGGGGCCCCCGGAGCGTCCTCGCACCTGCTGGCCACCCTCGCCGAAGCGAACTGCCTCGTGGTGGTGCCCAGCGGCGCCGAACAGATACGCACCGGCGAGATCGTCGACGTCGCCTTCCTGGCTCAGCGCGGTTAA
- a CDS encoding UTP--glucose-1-phosphate uridylyltransferase: MSGPKVVVPHTAIVPAAGLGTRFLPATKTVPKELLPVVDTPGIELVAAEAAEAGADRLVIITSEGKDGVVAHFVEDLVLEGTLEARGKKAMLDKVRRAPQLIKVESVVQAEPLGLGHAISCVEPTLTPDDDAVMVLLPDDLVLPTGVLETMSKVRAKHGGTVLCAIEVAPEEVSAYGVFDVEPVPGEDPDVLRVKGMVEKPKREEAPSRLAAAGRYVLDRAVFDALRRVERGVGGELQLTDAIALLIAEGHPVHVVVHRGSRHDLGNPGGYLKAAVDFALDRDDYGPDLRRWLVARLGLAEG, translated from the coding sequence ATGTCAGGCCCAAAAGTGGTGGTCCCACACACGGCGATCGTGCCCGCTGCCGGTCTTGGTACTCGCTTCTTGCCCGCGACGAAAACGGTGCCCAAGGAGCTGCTGCCGGTAGTCGATACCCCCGGCATCGAGCTGGTCGCCGCCGAAGCGGCTGAGGCGGGCGCCGATCGCCTGGTGATCATCACCTCCGAGGGCAAGGACGGCGTCGTCGCGCATTTCGTCGAGGACCTGGTCCTCGAGGGAACGCTGGAGGCCCGCGGCAAAAAGGCAATGCTCGACAAGGTGCGGCGCGCGCCGCAGCTGATCAAGGTCGAGTCCGTGGTGCAGGCCGAACCGCTCGGCCTGGGACACGCGATCAGCTGCGTGGAGCCCACTCTCACGCCCGACGACGACGCCGTGATGGTGCTGCTGCCCGACGACCTGGTGCTGCCGACCGGCGTCCTGGAGACGATGTCGAAGGTGCGGGCGAAGCACGGTGGCACGGTGCTGTGCGCCATCGAGGTGGCGCCCGAAGAGGTCAGCGCCTACGGGGTTTTCGATGTCGAGCCGGTGCCCGGCGAGGACCCCGACGTGCTGAGGGTCAAGGGCATGGTCGAGAAGCCCAAGCGCGAGGAGGCTCCGTCGAGGCTGGCCGCGGCGGGCCGTTACGTGCTCGACCGCGCCGTCTTCGACGCGCTGCGCCGCGTCGAGCGCGGGGTGGGCGGCGAACTACAGCTCACGGATGCGATCGCATTGCTCATCGCCGAGGGCCACCCCGTGCATGTCGTCGTGCATCGCGGATCTCGACACGACTTGGGAAATCCCGGCGGCTACCTCAAGGCTGCGGTTGACTTTGCATTGGATCGTGACGACTACGGCCCCGATTTGCGGCGATGGTTGGTGGCGCGGTTAGGCCTGGCCGAGGGGTAG
- a CDS encoding 5-formyltetrahydrofolate cyclo-ligase — protein MATTSKAALRAQLQAARRRVADTVRADEARMLCEQLRAAESILSSDNTVCAYVPVGAEPGSIEIVDMLLRRARRVLLPVARTTAHNAPLPLRWGEYRPGTLRSARWGLLEPPEPWLPASAIAEASLILVPSLAVDRSGVRLGRGSGFYDRSLGGRDPRARLVAVVRDAELVDKLPAEPHDILMTDALTPRAGLVALNPR, from the coding sequence ATGGCGACCACCAGCAAGGCCGCGTTGCGGGCGCAGCTGCAGGCGGCGCGGCGCCGCGTTGCCGACACCGTTCGGGCCGACGAGGCGCGAATGTTGTGCGAGCAACTACGGGCCGCGGAAAGCATCCTGAGCAGCGACAACACGGTATGCGCCTACGTGCCGGTGGGCGCCGAACCCGGCTCGATCGAGATCGTGGATATGTTGCTGCGGCGGGCCCGCCGAGTGCTGCTGCCGGTTGCACGCACCACCGCCCACAACGCGCCGCTGCCGTTGCGCTGGGGCGAATACCGGCCCGGCACATTGAGATCCGCACGATGGGGATTGCTGGAGCCGCCGGAGCCGTGGCTGCCGGCGTCGGCGATCGCGGAGGCGAGCCTGATCCTGGTGCCCTCACTGGCCGTCGACCGCTCCGGCGTGCGACTGGGCCGCGGCAGCGGTTTCTACGATCGCTCGCTGGGCGGCCGGGACCCCCGTGCGCGGCTGGTGGCGGTGGTGCGCGACGCGGAACTGGTGGACAAGCTGCCCGCCGAGCCGCACGACATCCTGATGACCGACGCGCTCACACCGCGGGCGGGACTGGTCGCCCTCAATCCGCGGTAA
- a CDS encoding FmdB family zinc ribbon protein, whose protein sequence is MPTYSYQCTECDDRFDIVQAFTDDALTTCKRCTGRLRKRFNSVGVVFKGSGFYRTDSRESGKKSTSSTNGSSSSDSGSSSGSSEKSAPSEKSGSGEKSNSSATASTAAASS, encoded by the coding sequence GTGCCGACTTACAGCTATCAGTGCACCGAGTGCGACGATCGCTTCGACATCGTGCAGGCCTTCACCGACGACGCGCTGACCACCTGCAAGCGCTGCACCGGCCGGTTGCGCAAGCGCTTCAACTCCGTCGGCGTGGTGTTCAAGGGCAGCGGCTTCTACCGCACCGACAGCCGCGAGTCCGGTAAGAAGTCGACGAGTTCGACCAATGGGTCGTCGTCGAGCGACTCGGGATCAAGCTCGGGCTCGAGCGAGAAGTCCGCGCCGAGCGAGAAGTCCGGATCGGGCGAGAAGTCCAACAGCAGCGCCACGGCGTCCACCGCGGCGGCCTCGAGCTAA
- a CDS encoding SAF domain-containing protein, which yields MGESSLNPSLYGRLSMLRPDWTRTVLARRVVAGGLVVLAGFAALRSNPAGDYAEVLVADHDLRPGAALTPDDVRLEKRLAATIPDGSLTDVSAVAGSTLAGPTRRGEVLTDVRLLGSRLAESTAGPGARIVPLRLADGALIDLVRVGDVVDVLAAPATPSPETPLPAPKVVATDAVVVLVSAKPKVQAGDGDRVVLVALPARVANAAAGSALGQAVTLTLH from the coding sequence GTGGGCGAATCGTCGCTGAATCCAAGCCTGTACGGCCGCCTGTCGATGCTGCGTCCGGATTGGACCCGGACCGTGCTGGCGCGACGGGTCGTCGCGGGCGGGCTTGTCGTGCTGGCCGGCTTCGCGGCGCTGCGCTCCAACCCGGCCGGTGACTACGCCGAGGTGCTGGTCGCCGACCACGACCTGCGGCCCGGCGCCGCATTGACTCCAGATGATGTTCGCCTCGAAAAGCGTTTGGCTGCAACCATTCCCGACGGATCATTAACCGACGTGAGCGCCGTGGCCGGTTCGACGCTGGCCGGCCCGACCAGGCGCGGCGAAGTGCTTACCGACGTGCGGTTGCTCGGCAGCCGGCTGGCCGAGTCGACCGCGGGACCCGGCGCGCGGATCGTGCCGCTGCGTCTGGCCGACGGCGCCCTGATCGACCTGGTCCGCGTCGGCGACGTCGTCGACGTGCTGGCCGCACCGGCAACCCCGTCACCGGAGACTCCCCTGCCCGCCCCCAAAGTGGTGGCCACCGACGCCGTGGTGGTGCTCGTGTCGGCCAAGCCGAAGGTCCAGGCCGGCGACGGCGACCGCGTAGTGCTGGTGGCGCTGCCGGCTCGCGTGGCGAACGCGGCGGCGGGCTCGGCGCTGGGTCAGGCGGTGACGCTCACCCTGCACTGA
- a CDS encoding MscL family protein, whose translation MFKGFKSFVMRGDVITVAIGLVVALAFSNLVKAFTDSVINPLVAAAQPGTQFGLGWQLGDAGNKATFLDIGSFISAIIYFVVFMAAVYFMIVLPYKHIQARRGVTVFGEEPATKACPECKSDIPEAARKCKYCASLQTSA comes from the coding sequence ATGTTCAAGGGATTCAAGAGTTTTGTGATGCGCGGTGACGTGATCACCGTCGCCATCGGTCTGGTCGTGGCCCTGGCCTTCTCGAACCTCGTCAAGGCCTTCACCGATAGCGTGATCAACCCGCTGGTCGCGGCCGCGCAGCCCGGCACCCAGTTCGGATTGGGTTGGCAGCTCGGCGATGCCGGCAACAAGGCGACCTTCCTCGACATCGGATCGTTCATCTCGGCGATCATCTATTTCGTCGTCTTCATGGCGGCCGTCTACTTCATGATCGTGCTGCCCTACAAGCACATCCAGGCCCGCCGCGGGGTCACCGTGTTCGGCGAGGAGCCGGCGACGAAGGCTTGCCCGGAGTGCAAGTCCGACATCCCCGAGGCCGCGCGCAAGTGCAAATACTGCGCCAGCCTCCAGACGTCCGCCTGA
- a CDS encoding molybdenum cofactor biosynthesis protein B, producing the protein MRVEEPSAAGLSELGYTVAPMETGAELVVGRALVVVVDDRTAHGDEDHSGPLVTELLTEAGFVVDGVVAVAADEVEIRNALNTAVIGGVDLVVSVGGTGVTPRDVTPEATREILDREILGIAEAIRASGLSAGIIDAGLSRGLAGVSGSTLVVNLAGSRYAVRDGMATLNPLAAQIIGQLSSLEI; encoded by the coding sequence ATGCGAGTCGAAGAACCCTCCGCAGCGGGGTTGTCGGAGCTCGGTTATACGGTGGCACCCATGGAAACGGGTGCGGAGTTGGTGGTTGGCCGGGCCCTGGTGGTGGTGGTCGACGATCGCACCGCCCACGGGGATGAGGACCACAGCGGGCCGCTGGTCACCGAGCTGCTGACCGAGGCGGGCTTCGTCGTCGACGGCGTGGTCGCGGTCGCGGCGGACGAGGTCGAGATCCGCAACGCGCTCAACACCGCGGTGATCGGCGGGGTGGACCTGGTGGTCTCCGTCGGGGGGACTGGGGTCACGCCGCGCGACGTCACCCCCGAAGCCACCCGGGAGATCCTGGACCGCGAAATCCTCGGCATCGCCGAAGCCATCCGGGCCTCGGGGCTTTCCGCCGGGATCATCGACGCCGGATTGTCACGCGGCCTGGCCGGGGTGTCCGGAAGCACGCTGGTGGTCAACCTGGCCGGCTCCCGTTATGCGGTGCGCGACGGGATGGCGACGCTCAACCCGCTGGCCGCTCAGATCATCGGGCAGCTGTCGAGCCTGGAGATCTGA
- a CDS encoding S1C family serine protease, producing MTNDPRYSPPPQQPGYRPAPSQPAPGTSAYGQGPQQAYGQPFDWRHQSQTNQFRQPYDPFGGTGPGRIPGGTGVGPVPGGSGTGPIPGMLPPMPPPGHQKRPRAGLLAVGAVTIAVVSAGIGGVAATAVELGTHTSNGNGHSVISGGAPSVPAANMPPGSVEQVASKVVPSVVMLETDLGRQSEEGSGIILSADGLILTNNHVVAAAAGPPKAPGAPGLPPGGPPGAPGGPGSPAPKTTVTFADGRTAPFTVVGTDPTSDIAVIRVQGVSGLTPISLGSSADLRVGQPVVAIGSPLGLSGTVTTGIVSALNRPVSTTGESGNQNTVLDAIQTDAAINPGNSGGALVNMNGQLVGVNSAIATLGADSPDAQTGSIGLGFAIPVDQAKRIADELISSGKASHASLGVQVTNDKGTPGAKVVDVVAGGAAAAAGVPKNVIVTKVDDRPINSADALVAAVRSKAPGDKISLTFSDPAGGGSRTVPVTLGKADQ from the coding sequence ATGACGAATGACCCGAGGTATTCGCCACCGCCGCAGCAGCCGGGATACCGTCCCGCGCCGAGTCAGCCTGCGCCCGGGACCTCTGCTTACGGCCAGGGGCCTCAGCAGGCGTACGGCCAGCCATTCGATTGGCGGCATCAATCGCAGACGAACCAATTCCGCCAGCCCTATGACCCATTCGGCGGCACCGGTCCGGGCCGGATACCGGGGGGCACCGGGGTAGGCCCCGTGCCCGGGGGCTCCGGGACGGGCCCGATCCCGGGCATGTTGCCGCCGATGCCGCCGCCGGGGCACCAAAAACGACCCCGCGCAGGCCTGTTGGCCGTCGGCGCAGTGACCATCGCGGTGGTGTCGGCCGGTATCGGCGGGGTCGCGGCGACGGCGGTCGAGCTGGGCACGCACACCAGCAATGGCAATGGGCACAGCGTCATCAGCGGCGGGGCGCCGAGCGTCCCCGCGGCGAACATGCCGCCGGGCAGCGTTGAACAGGTCGCCTCCAAGGTGGTGCCCAGCGTCGTCATGCTGGAGACGGATCTGGGCCGCCAGTCCGAGGAGGGCTCTGGCATCATCCTTTCCGCCGACGGGCTCATCCTGACCAACAATCACGTGGTCGCGGCGGCCGCGGGGCCGCCGAAGGCGCCCGGCGCGCCCGGGCTGCCCCCCGGCGGCCCGCCGGGAGCTCCCGGCGGACCGGGCAGTCCGGCTCCGAAGACGACGGTGACCTTCGCCGACGGCCGCACCGCACCGTTCACGGTCGTCGGTACCGATCCCACCAGTGACATCGCCGTGATCCGCGTGCAGGGCGTCTCCGGCCTCACCCCGATTTCCCTGGGCTCCTCGGCGGATCTGCGCGTCGGCCAGCCGGTGGTGGCCATCGGGTCGCCGCTGGGTCTGTCGGGCACGGTCACCACCGGGATCGTCAGCGCGCTGAACCGGCCGGTGTCCACCACCGGTGAGTCGGGCAACCAGAACACGGTGCTGGACGCGATTCAGACCGACGCCGCCATCAACCCCGGTAACTCCGGCGGCGCGTTGGTCAACATGAATGGCCAGCTGGTCGGCGTGAACTCGGCGATCGCCACCTTGGGTGCGGACTCGCCGGACGCCCAGACCGGTTCGATCGGCCTGGGTTTCGCGATCCCGGTCGATCAGGCCAAGCGCATCGCCGACGAGCTGATCAGCAGTGGCAAGGCGTCCCACGCCTCGCTCGGCGTCCAGGTGACCAATGACAAGGGCACCCCGGGCGCCAAGGTCGTCGACGTGGTGGCGGGCGGTGCGGCCGCTGCCGCCGGAGTGCCCAAGAACGTGATCGTCACCAAGGTCGATGACCGCCCGATCAACAGCGCCGACGCCTTGGTCGCCGCGGTGCGCTCCAAGGCGCCCGGCGACAAGATTTCGCTGACCTTCTCCGATCCCGCTGGTGGTGGCAGCCGAACCGTGCCGGTGACCCTGGGGAAGGCGGATCAGTAA
- a CDS encoding HAMP domain-containing sensor histidine kinase yields MIRPQRPQRVPLHATSSLSLRWRVMLLAMSMVAMVVVLMAFAVYAVISAALYSDIDNQLQSRAQLLIASGSLAADPGKAIEGTAYSDVNAMLVNPGHAIYTAQQPGQTLPVGAPEKAVIRGDLFMSRRTALDQRVLAIHLPNGCTLLISKSLKPTEAVMTKLRWVLLIVGGIGVAVAAVAGGMVTRAGLRPVARLTEAAERVARTDDLRPIPVFGSDELARLTEAFNLMLRALAESRERQARLVTDAGHELRTPLTSLRTNVELLMASMEPGAPRLPEQEMVELRADVLAQIEELSTLVGDLVDLTRDDAGQVVHEPVDMSDVLDRSLERVRRRRNDIHFDVDVIPWQMYGDAAGLSRAVLNLLDNAAKWSPPGGHVGVRMRQLDPSHAELVVSDYGPGIPPHERRLVFERFYRSTTARAMPGSGLGLAIVKKVVLNHGGLLRVEDTVPGGQPPGTSFYVLLPGRPMPPSAFPTATAGNPEEESVTDPNVPVTGDQANSREPANVISVDSQSTRAT; encoded by the coding sequence ATGATCCGGCCCCAACGGCCCCAACGCGTGCCGCTGCATGCCACCAGCTCGTTGTCCCTGCGGTGGCGCGTCATGCTGCTGGCGATGTCGATGGTGGCGATGGTCGTCGTGCTGATGGCATTCGCCGTGTATGCGGTGATTTCGGCTGCGCTGTATAGCGATATCGACAACCAGCTGCAAAGCCGGGCGCAGCTGCTGATCGCCAGCGGTTCACTGGCGGCCGACCCCGGAAAGGCCATCGAAGGCACTGCCTATTCGGACGTCAACGCGATGCTGGTGAACCCGGGCCACGCGATCTACACCGCCCAGCAGCCGGGCCAGACGCTGCCGGTCGGCGCCCCGGAAAAGGCGGTGATCCGCGGTGACCTGTTCATGTCCCGGCGCACCGCCCTGGACCAACGAGTCCTGGCCATCCACCTGCCCAACGGCTGCACGCTGTTGATCTCCAAAAGCCTCAAGCCGACCGAGGCGGTGATGACCAAGCTGCGCTGGGTGCTGCTGATCGTCGGTGGGATCGGCGTCGCGGTCGCCGCGGTGGCGGGTGGCATGGTCACCAGGGCGGGGCTACGTCCGGTGGCTCGCCTCACCGAGGCGGCCGAACGGGTGGCCCGCACCGATGACCTGCGGCCCATTCCGGTGTTCGGTAGCGACGAATTGGCCAGGCTCACCGAGGCATTCAACTTGATGCTGCGGGCGTTGGCCGAGTCCCGCGAGCGGCAGGCGCGGCTGGTCACGGACGCCGGACACGAATTGCGCACCCCGCTGACGTCGCTGCGCACCAACGTCGAGCTGCTGATGGCTTCGATGGAGCCGGGCGCGCCGCGGCTGCCCGAGCAGGAGATGGTCGAGCTCCGCGCCGACGTGCTGGCGCAGATCGAGGAATTGTCCACGCTGGTGGGCGACCTGGTGGACCTCACCCGGGACGACGCCGGCCAGGTGGTGCACGAACCCGTCGACATGTCCGACGTGCTCGACCGCAGCCTCGAGCGAGTCCGGCGGCGCCGCAACGACATTCACTTCGACGTCGACGTAATCCCTTGGCAGATGTACGGCGACGCCGCGGGGCTTTCGCGCGCGGTGCTGAACCTGTTGGACAACGCGGCCAAGTGGAGCCCGCCGGGCGGCCACGTCGGCGTCAGGATGCGCCAACTCGACCCGTCGCACGCAGAGTTGGTGGTGTCCGACTATGGCCCGGGCATTCCGCCGCACGAACGCCGCCTGGTGTTCGAGCGGTTCTACCGTTCGACGACCGCACGCGCTATGCCGGGTTCGGGACTTGGCCTGGCGATTGTCAAAAAGGTCGTGCTCAATCACGGTGGATTGCTTCGTGTCGAGGACACGGTTCCCGGCGGGCAGCCGCCGGGAACCTCGTTCTACGTACTGCTGCCCGGCCGGCCCATGCCGCCGTCGGCGTTTCCGACAGCCACCGCGGGCAATCCCGAGGAAGAATCCGTGACCGACCCGAATGTTCCCGTGACCGGCGATCAGGCGAACTCACGGGAACCGGCGAACGTTATCTCAGTGGACTCTCAGTCCACGCGGGCAACGTAG